The Blautia hydrogenotrophica DSM 10507 genome window below encodes:
- the mutS gene encoding DNA mismatch repair protein MutS, which produces MALSPMMQEYVKTKEEYKDCILFYRLGDFYEMFFEDATLASQELEITLTGKDCGLEERAPMCGVPYHAADTYVNKLIEKGYKVAICEQVGDPKTTKGLVKREVVRVVTPGTVLDTVSLDETKNNYIMSIVFTENHFGCAIADITTGDCFVTEIDRAQKLLDEINKFVPAEIICNDSFFVSGLDTDDLKNRMGICIHALDSWHFDQDTCERALKDHFQVGTLEGIGLKDYDSGMIASGALFLYLTETQKTAMSHMTSIRPYSADKYMLLDSSTRRNLELVETLREKKKRGSLLGVLDKTRTAMGARMLRSYVEQPLIDKEKIEERLDAIEELNQNALLREELREYLGPIYDLERLVGRISYKSANPRDLVAFRSSLKMLPYLRELLREFHSPLLMQIHERMDAMEELENLVSKAIVEEPPLAMKDGGIIKDGYNEEVDNYRRSKSEGKQWLTQLEARERERTGIRSMKIKYNRVFGYYLEVTNSFKDQVPEDYIRKQTLSNSERYVTPELKELENLILGAEDKLYALEYELFCQVRDTVGREVVRIQKTAKAVATLDVLASLALVAERNNYTRPKINTQGVIDIKNGRHPVVEQMIENDMFIANDTYLDNNKKRISVITGPNMAGKSTYMRQSALIVLMAQLGSFVPADKANIGIVDRIFTRVGASDDLASGQSTFMVEMTEVANILRNATAKSLLILDEIGRGTSTFDGLSIAWAVIEHISNPKILGAKTLFATHYHELTELEGKISGVNNYCVAVKEKGDDIVFLRKIVKGGADRSYGIQVARLAGVPESVLDRAKELVEELVDSDITATVRDLTAPKKKDSIVYDQVDMEQMSLFDTVQDDDIIQEIRELDVSNLTPMDALNFLYRMQNKIKNRW; this is translated from the coding sequence ATGGCTTTATCACCAATGATGCAGGAATACGTAAAGACAAAAGAAGAGTACAAAGACTGTATATTATTCTATCGTCTGGGGGATTTTTATGAGATGTTCTTTGAGGACGCGACACTGGCATCTCAGGAATTAGAGATTACTCTGACGGGCAAAGACTGTGGTTTAGAGGAGAGGGCACCCATGTGTGGTGTCCCTTATCATGCCGCGGATACCTATGTGAATAAACTGATTGAAAAAGGATATAAGGTAGCGATCTGCGAACAGGTTGGCGATCCAAAGACGACAAAGGGATTGGTGAAAAGAGAGGTTGTCCGGGTGGTGACACCGGGAACTGTCTTGGACACGGTCTCTTTGGATGAGACGAAGAACAATTACATCATGTCAATTGTGTTCACAGAAAACCATTTTGGCTGTGCGATTGCTGATATCACAACAGGGGATTGCTTTGTCACGGAAATAGATCGAGCACAGAAGCTGTTGGATGAGATCAATAAATTCGTCCCTGCGGAAATTATCTGCAATGACTCTTTCTTTGTCAGCGGGCTGGATACTGACGATTTAAAAAATCGGATGGGAATTTGCATTCATGCGCTGGACTCCTGGCATTTTGACCAGGATACCTGTGAGAGGGCACTGAAAGATCATTTTCAGGTGGGAACCTTAGAGGGAATTGGACTGAAGGATTATGACAGCGGCATGATTGCTTCGGGAGCTCTGTTTTTGTATCTGACAGAGACACAGAAGACGGCCATGAGCCATATGACTTCCATACGTCCTTATTCAGCAGATAAATATATGTTGCTTGACAGTTCCACCAGGAGAAATCTGGAATTGGTGGAGACTTTGAGGGAGAAGAAAAAGAGGGGTTCCCTGCTGGGGGTGTTGGATAAGACCAGAACCGCCATGGGAGCACGGATGCTCAGAAGTTATGTGGAGCAGCCGCTGATCGACAAGGAAAAAATCGAGGAACGCCTGGACGCCATAGAGGAGTTGAATCAGAATGCTTTGCTGAGGGAAGAGCTCCGGGAGTACTTAGGCCCTATCTATGATCTGGAACGACTGGTGGGAAGAATCAGCTACAAATCTGCCAATCCCAGAGACCTGGTGGCCTTTCGTTCTTCTTTGAAAATGCTGCCTTATCTGAGAGAGCTGCTGAGAGAATTTCACTCGCCGCTGTTAATGCAGATTCACGAACGGATGGATGCCATGGAAGAATTGGAAAATCTGGTATCCAAGGCAATTGTGGAAGAGCCGCCTTTGGCTATGAAAGATGGTGGCATTATAAAAGATGGATACAATGAGGAAGTTGACAACTACCGGCGTTCCAAATCCGAGGGAAAACAATGGTTGACACAGTTGGAGGCCAGGGAGAGAGAACGCACTGGTATCCGAAGCATGAAAATCAAATATAACCGAGTGTTTGGATATTACTTGGAAGTGACCAATTCTTTCAAAGACCAGGTGCCAGAGGATTATATCCGCAAGCAGACACTCTCTAACTCAGAACGCTATGTGACTCCAGAGTTAAAAGAACTGGAAAATCTGATTCTGGGCGCGGAGGATAAACTGTATGCTTTGGAGTACGAGCTGTTTTGTCAGGTCAGAGACACAGTAGGGAGAGAAGTGGTTCGTATTCAGAAGACAGCAAAAGCAGTGGCTACTTTAGATGTGTTGGCATCCCTGGCGTTGGTGGCCGAGAGAAACAACTATACCCGACCAAAGATCAATACGCAGGGAGTGATCGATATCAAAAACGGGCGGCATCCGGTGGTGGAGCAGATGATTGAGAACGACATGTTCATCGCCAATGATACCTACTTAGACAACAATAAGAAAAGAATCTCTGTGATCACGGGACCGAATATGGCGGGAAAATCCACCTATATGAGACAGTCCGCATTGATTGTACTGATGGCTCAGCTAGGCAGTTTTGTGCCGGCGGACAAGGCGAATATCGGGATTGTGGATAGAATTTTTACCAGGGTAGGAGCCTCTGATGACTTGGCTAGCGGACAGAGTACGTTTATGGTGGAGATGACAGAAGTGGCCAATATTCTGAGAAATGCCACCGCAAAGAGTCTATTGATTTTGGATGAGATCGGGCGTGGAACCAGTACCTTCGATGGACTTTCCATCGCCTGGGCAGTGATTGAACACATTAGCAATCCCAAAATCTTAGGAGCTAAGACCTTATTTGCGACCCATTACCATGAACTCACTGAGTTAGAAGGAAAGATTTCCGGCGTGAATAATTATTGTGTGGCAGTCAAGGAAAAAGGTGACGATATCGTCTTTCTCAGAAAGATCGTCAAGGGTGGGGCAGACCGAAGCTACGGAATTCAAGTGGCTAGACTTGCCGGAGTGCCGGAATCTGTGCTGGACCGGGCGAAGGAACTAGTAGAGGAGCTGGTAGATTCAGATATCACGGCTACAGTCAGAGACCTTACAGCACCTAAAAAGAAAGATTCCATCGTCTACGACCAGGTGGATATGGAACAGATGTCTCTGTTTGACACCGTGCAGGATGACGATATCATCCAGGAGATTCGGGAACTGGATGTAAGCAATCTGACTCCCATGGATGCTCTGAATTTTTTGTACCGGATGCAGAATAAGATTAAAAACCGATGGTAA
- a CDS encoding aminotransferase class I/II-fold pyridoxal phosphate-dependent enzyme — protein sequence MYESLGISSRVYEFGQEIIEGLKERFEKIDQVAEYNQLKVLSAMQKNRVSEACLGTSTGYGYNDLGRDTLEQVYADTFHAQAALVRPQITCGTHALAIALFGNLRPGDELLSIAGKPYDTLEEVIGIRPSKGSLAEYGITYRQVELHEDGSFDYEKIQEAINDRTKLVTIQRSKGYQTRPSFSVAQIGEAIAFVKKCRPELPCMVDNCYGEFVDVIEPTDVGADLMVGSLIKNPGGGLAPIGGYIVGKKELVENASYRMTSPGLGMEVGATLGVNQAFYQGFFLAPMVVKGALKGAIFAANVYEKLGFPVIPNGTEPRQDIIQAVTLGSPEGVVAFCKGIQAAAPVDSYVEPEPWDMPGYDSQVIMAAGAFVQGSSIELSADGPMKPPYAVYFQGGLTWEHAKLGILKSLQKLVDENLVRLP from the coding sequence ATGTATGAAAGCCTGGGAATCAGTTCCCGGGTTTATGAATTTGGACAGGAAATCATCGAAGGCTTAAAAGAGCGTTTTGAAAAAATAGATCAGGTCGCAGAGTATAACCAACTGAAGGTGCTGAGCGCAATGCAGAAAAACCGTGTGAGCGAGGCGTGCCTGGGAACCTCTACCGGATATGGTTACAATGATTTGGGAAGAGATACCTTAGAGCAGGTGTACGCAGACACTTTTCATGCGCAGGCTGCTTTGGTGAGACCACAGATTACCTGCGGTACACATGCGCTGGCCATTGCACTGTTCGGCAATCTAAGACCAGGTGACGAACTACTGTCTATTGCAGGAAAACCTTATGACACCTTGGAGGAAGTGATCGGAATCCGGCCTTCTAAAGGATCGCTGGCCGAGTATGGGATTACCTACCGCCAGGTAGAGCTGCACGAGGACGGAAGCTTTGATTATGAAAAGATTCAGGAAGCGATCAATGACAGGACGAAGCTGGTGACGATTCAGCGCTCCAAAGGGTATCAGACCCGCCCGTCCTTTTCCGTGGCGCAGATCGGTGAGGCCATCGCATTCGTGAAGAAATGCCGGCCAGAGCTTCCCTGCATGGTAGACAACTGTTACGGAGAATTTGTGGATGTGATAGAACCTACAGATGTAGGAGCAGACTTGATGGTGGGATCTTTGATTAAAAACCCTGGCGGTGGTCTAGCACCCATCGGTGGTTATATTGTAGGCAAGAAAGAGTTAGTGGAAAATGCTTCTTACCGGATGACTTCCCCGGGACTTGGAATGGAAGTAGGGGCAACTTTGGGAGTGAACCAAGCTTTTTACCAGGGGTTCTTTCTGGCTCCGATGGTTGTAAAAGGGGCTTTGAAAGGGGCGATTTTTGCAGCAAATGTCTATGAGAAACTTGGTTTTCCGGTGATTCCAAACGGCACGGAGCCGCGACAGGACATCATTCAGGCGGTGACTTTAGGAAGTCCTGAAGGGGTGGTTGCCTTTTGTAAGGGAATCCAGGCGGCGGCGCCAGTGGACAGCTATGTGGAACCGGAACCTTGGGATATGCCGGGTTATGACAGTCAGGTGATTATGGCGGCGGGAGCTTTTGTGCAGGGTTCTTCTATAGAGCTGAGTGCCGATGGTCCGATGAAACCGCCATATGCGGTTTATTTCCAGGGCGGATTGACCTGGGAACACGCAAAACTGGGAATTTTGAAATCCCTGCAGAAACTTGTGGATGAGAATCTTGTGAGACTTCCATAG
- a CDS encoding NAD(P)/FAD-dependent oxidoreductase, which produces MSERKSVMIIGGGASGLMAAIFAAKEGAAVTVLEHSQSFGKKLLATGNGRCNLTNVQIYGDSYRGSHREFAAKVLERYDNRQTIAFFSKLGIYTMNQEGRLYPHSQQASSVLDVLMMEARHRKVKLKTCEEVKVIAKEGDSFRVLTGNWTYHADRVILCTGSPASNIYGADDSGYQLARMLGHQVIKPLPALVPLRCKGKWFSSWAGIRVDAKVTLLIDKEKKAQERGEVQMTNYGVSGIPIFQLSGYAVRALDDGRQAELLLDFLPEFEERNLRAFLQMRREQCPYKNEKELLCGLFPDKLIPILLKTGFPQSIKELRLQVQSAHSMTNAQVCSGGVDVTQVQPRTLESSLCPGLYFAGEILDIDGACGGYNLQWAWSTGAIAGSSAGREKG; this is translated from the coding sequence ATGTCCGAGCGAAAATCGGTGATGATTATCGGAGGAGGTGCCTCTGGGCTGATGGCAGCGATCTTTGCGGCAAAGGAGGGGGCCGCCGTGACAGTTTTGGAGCACAGCCAGAGCTTTGGAAAAAAGTTGCTGGCCACAGGAAACGGAAGATGTAATCTGACAAATGTGCAGATCTATGGGGACTCCTATCGTGGTAGCCACAGAGAGTTTGCGGCAAAGGTTCTGGAAAGATACGATAACCGACAGACAATCGCATTTTTTTCAAAACTGGGAATCTATACGATGAACCAGGAGGGAAGGCTGTACCCCCACAGCCAGCAGGCTTCTAGTGTCTTGGATGTACTGATGATGGAGGCTAGACACCGGAAAGTGAAGCTGAAGACTTGCGAGGAAGTGAAGGTGATTGCGAAAGAAGGAGACAGTTTTCGAGTTTTGACAGGGAATTGGACTTACCATGCGGACCGGGTGATTTTGTGTACCGGTTCTCCGGCCTCCAACATCTACGGCGCAGACGACAGCGGGTACCAATTGGCAAGGATGCTGGGACACCAGGTGATTAAGCCTTTGCCTGCCTTAGTGCCGCTTCGATGCAAGGGAAAATGGTTCTCCTCCTGGGCGGGGATCCGCGTGGATGCGAAGGTCACTCTTTTGATTGACAAGGAGAAGAAGGCGCAGGAGAGAGGCGAGGTGCAGATGACCAACTATGGAGTCTCCGGAATTCCGATTTTTCAGTTAAGCGGCTATGCGGTCCGTGCCCTGGACGATGGAAGGCAGGCAGAATTGCTGCTGGACTTTTTACCGGAATTTGAGGAGAGAAATCTGAGAGCCTTCCTGCAAATGAGAAGAGAACAGTGTCCTTATAAAAATGAGAAGGAGCTGCTGTGCGGTTTGTTTCCCGACAAGCTGATACCGATTCTTCTAAAGACAGGTTTCCCTCAAAGTATAAAAGAGCTAAGACTGCAAGTTCAGTCAGCGCACTCGATGACCAATGCCCAAGTCTGCTCCGGAGGAGTGGATGTGACGCAGGTTCAGCCCAGAACACTGGAATCTTCCTTATGCCCGGGCCTGTATTTTGCAGGCGAGATTTTGGACATTGACGGTGCCTGCGGTGGCTACAACTTGCAATGGGCATGGAGCACCGGCGCGATTGCGGGCAGCAGCGCCGGGAGAGAGAAAGGATGA
- the miaB gene encoding tRNA (N6-isopentenyl adenosine(37)-C2)-methylthiotransferase MiaB has translation MNETKRQYEYLEVARKEVEKLSREAGRKLTFCVNTFGCQMNARDSEKLVGILEQAGYEKSDSEEADFVLYNTCTVRENANLRVYGRLGHLNRLKKKNPHMRIALCGCMMQEAHVVEKIKKSYSFVDLIFGTHNLYKFPELLANMLASDRMIIDIWEGTDQIVEDLPTDRKYPFKSGVNIMFGCNNFCSYCIVPYVRGRERSREPKAIIREIEKLVADGVREVMLLGQNVNSYGKTLDEPVSFARLLEEVEQVEGLERIRFMTSHPKDLSDELIQVMAKSQKICRHLHLPLQSGSSRILKEMNRRYDQERYLELVEKIRAAMPDISLTTDLIVGFPGETESDFEETLKVVDQVGYDTAFTFIYSKRSGTPAAAMEDQVPDEVVKERFDRLLKLVQERGRQESSRFLGTNQEVLVEEVSHHGEGLLTGRMGQNLLVHFPGEKELIGKTVTVRLEQCKGFYYIGEKI, from the coding sequence ATGAATGAGACAAAAAGACAGTATGAATATTTGGAGGTTGCCAGAAAAGAAGTAGAAAAATTGTCTAGGGAGGCGGGGAGAAAACTGACCTTCTGTGTGAATACCTTTGGCTGTCAGATGAACGCCAGAGATTCTGAAAAACTGGTGGGTATTTTAGAACAGGCCGGCTATGAGAAAAGTGACAGCGAGGAAGCAGATTTCGTGCTGTATAACACCTGTACGGTTCGAGAGAACGCCAATCTGCGCGTCTATGGACGGCTGGGGCATCTGAATCGTCTGAAAAAGAAGAATCCCCACATGAGGATTGCACTGTGTGGGTGTATGATGCAGGAAGCCCATGTGGTGGAGAAGATCAAGAAGAGCTATTCTTTTGTAGACTTGATTTTCGGAACGCATAACCTGTACAAGTTTCCAGAGCTGTTGGCGAATATGTTGGCCAGTGACCGGATGATTATTGATATCTGGGAGGGGACAGACCAGATCGTGGAAGATCTTCCCACAGACCGGAAGTATCCGTTTAAGTCGGGAGTCAATATCATGTTTGGCTGCAACAACTTTTGCAGTTACTGCATTGTCCCCTACGTGAGAGGAAGAGAGAGAAGCAGAGAGCCTAAGGCGATCATCCGGGAGATAGAAAAGTTGGTGGCCGATGGGGTGCGGGAAGTGATGCTTTTGGGCCAGAATGTGAATTCTTATGGAAAGACCTTAGACGAGCCGGTCAGCTTTGCCAGATTGTTGGAAGAGGTAGAGCAGGTGGAGGGGCTAGAGCGTATTCGTTTTATGACTTCCCACCCGAAAGATCTCTCGGACGAGCTGATTCAGGTGATGGCGAAAAGTCAAAAAATCTGCCGGCATCTGCATCTGCCTTTGCAGTCCGGGAGCAGCCGAATCTTAAAAGAGATGAATCGGCGGTATGACCAGGAGCGCTATCTGGAACTGGTAGAGAAAATTCGTGCTGCCATGCCAGACATCTCTTTGACCACAGATCTGATCGTGGGTTTTCCCGGGGAGACGGAGAGTGATTTTGAAGAGACGCTGAAGGTCGTGGACCAGGTAGGCTATGATACAGCGTTTACTTTTATCTATTCTAAGAGAAGCGGGACTCCGGCTGCGGCCATGGAAGATCAAGTCCCAGACGAAGTGGTAAAGGAGCGGTTTGACAGACTGTTAAAACTGGTTCAAGAGAGAGGACGTCAGGAGTCTTCTAGATTTCTGGGAACCAACCAAGAAGTGCTGGTGGAGGAAGTAAGCCACCACGGGGAAGGGCTTCTCACTGGGAGGATGGGACAGAACTTGCTGGTACACTTTCCAGGAGAAAAAGAGCTGATTGGAAAGACTGTGACCGTGCGCTTGGAACAGTGCAAAGGATTTTACTATATAGGAGAAAAGATCTGA
- the mutL gene encoding DNA mismatch repair endonuclease MutL has translation MRKIAVLDKNTIDKIAAGEVVERPSSVVKELTENAIDAGATAVTVEIKDGGKTLIRITDNGAGIEKEQVPMAFVRHATSKIEKVEDLEQIVSLGFRGEALSSIAAVAQVELITKTPASITGVRYVIEGGEEKSLEEIGAPEGTTFLVHNLFYNVPARSKFLKTAATEGSYVSSLIEQLALSHPEISFKYIVNGQVKLHTSGNFSRRDVIYQIYGRDITKEILEVHYENEFLSLEGYIGKPSVSRGNRNFENYYINGRYVKNKIISKAIEDAYKGFLMQHNFPFASLQIEMTGNDLDVNVHPAKMEVRFSRGDEVYKAIYEAILQTLKKKEMIPEVRADQGREAKEERPKMKSGQIPEPFEYKERQRLREQTIYEEDRQQKNRWELLEQRMEGKNLDIQKPALKTEEKKVAEIWNTGRPKKNWEILREKPVLHSEEDALFSGTLSEKTPAKEEPKTQNREDTSFEVQTEALAKQLDLFQERMLSQKARSRHRLIGQVFDTYWLVEYEDKFYIIDQHAAHEKVLYEKIVRQYQEREMISQYISPPVVVSLTMQQETLLLEHMQMFLKFGFEIEPFGGKEYSIHAVPADLYGYTEGQLFVEMIDALEQDGQLSMEVFAGRMATMACKAAVKGNTQLSFAEANELIDQLLTLDNPYHCPHGRPTIIAMTRTELEKKFKRIV, from the coding sequence ATGAGGAAAATAGCTGTATTAGATAAGAACACCATTGACAAAATTGCTGCCGGGGAAGTGGTGGAACGTCCTTCCTCCGTGGTGAAGGAGCTGACAGAGAACGCCATCGACGCAGGAGCGACCGCGGTGACTGTGGAGATCAAAGATGGGGGAAAAACTCTGATTCGCATCACGGACAACGGAGCCGGTATTGAAAAAGAACAGGTGCCGATGGCTTTTGTGCGTCATGCCACCAGCAAGATTGAGAAAGTGGAAGATTTAGAGCAGATTGTCTCGCTGGGATTTCGCGGGGAGGCACTTTCTAGTATTGCGGCGGTGGCACAGGTGGAGCTGATCACGAAGACGCCGGCTTCCATCACGGGAGTTCGCTATGTGATCGAGGGCGGAGAAGAAAAATCTCTCGAAGAGATCGGGGCGCCGGAGGGAACTACGTTTCTGGTACATAATCTGTTTTACAACGTACCGGCCAGAAGTAAGTTTTTAAAAACTGCGGCCACCGAAGGTAGCTATGTGAGCAGTCTGATAGAACAGTTAGCCTTATCTCATCCAGAGATTTCTTTTAAATATATTGTAAATGGCCAGGTAAAGCTGCACACCTCGGGGAATTTCAGCCGCAGGGATGTGATTTATCAGATCTATGGGAGAGACATCACCAAGGAAATCTTAGAGGTCCATTATGAGAATGAATTTCTCAGCCTGGAAGGATATATTGGAAAGCCCTCTGTCAGCAGAGGAAACCGTAATTTTGAGAATTATTATATCAATGGGCGATATGTGAAAAATAAGATCATATCCAAAGCCATTGAGGATGCCTACAAAGGTTTTCTGATGCAGCACAATTTTCCCTTTGCTTCTCTTCAGATTGAAATGACAGGGAACGACCTGGATGTGAATGTCCATCCTGCCAAGATGGAGGTACGATTTTCCAGAGGAGACGAAGTCTACAAAGCTATCTATGAGGCTATCTTGCAGACTTTGAAGAAAAAAGAGATGATTCCGGAAGTTCGAGCGGATCAGGGACGGGAAGCCAAGGAAGAAAGACCTAAGATGAAATCTGGCCAGATACCGGAACCCTTTGAGTACAAGGAACGGCAGCGGCTGAGGGAACAGACTATCTACGAAGAGGATAGACAACAGAAAAACCGCTGGGAACTTTTAGAACAACGGATGGAAGGAAAAAATTTAGATATCCAAAAACCTGCACTCAAGACTGAGGAAAAAAAGGTGGCTGAGATTTGGAATACGGGTAGACCGAAAAAAAACTGGGAGATTCTCAGGGAAAAACCGGTGCTTCACTCAGAAGAGGATGCACTGTTTTCAGGAACACTCTCCGAAAAGACTCCGGCGAAGGAAGAGCCAAAAACCCAGAACCGGGAAGACACCTCCTTTGAAGTTCAGACAGAGGCTTTAGCCAAGCAGTTAGATTTGTTTCAGGAACGGATGCTCTCCCAGAAGGCGCGAAGCCGGCACAGGCTGATTGGTCAGGTTTTTGATACTTACTGGTTGGTTGAGTATGAGGATAAATTCTATATCATCGACCAACATGCGGCCCATGAGAAGGTGCTCTATGAAAAAATTGTCCGGCAGTATCAGGAAAGAGAAATGATCTCCCAGTACATCAGCCCGCCGGTTGTGGTGAGTCTGACCATGCAGCAGGAGACTCTACTGCTGGAACATATGCAGATGTTTTTGAAATTTGGATTTGAGATTGAGCCCTTTGGCGGAAAAGAGTACAGCATTCATGCAGTTCCGGCCGATCTATATGGATACACAGAAGGACAGCTTTTTGTGGAGATGATAGATGCACTAGAACAAGACGGCCAATTGTCTATGGAAGTTTTCGCCGGCAGGATGGCAACCATGGCCTGCAAGGCAGCGGTGAAAGGAAACACACAGTTGTCTTTTGCGGAGGCCAATGAGCTGATCGATCAACTGCTTACTTTGGACAATCCTTACCACTGTCCCCATGGAAGGCCGACGATTATCGCTATGACACGGACGGAACTGGAAAAAAAATTTAAACGAATTGTATGA
- a CDS encoding M14 family zinc carboxypeptidase — protein MEGLQISTYESIYYQLRELSQRYRDFTRFRLIGQSHDERMIPMLEIGKGEQVLICTAGIYGREKRNTEFLVKMAEEYCQAYECSRLIERQYPVEELLDGTSICIVPLVNPDGYEISRRGFTAIGNPILRQMLKMLRQPHETWKCNARGVDLQGNFPTEGYQRHSIHDHAASENETRALLHVFQEYESVGYLDFRNKETVRRRSRNTLLLRYSKRGRKIARSLSRLSQMREKSQEMVPTYVGSSSLEYYSELTGNPAVAVETAEDQEIESARDFQEIYEELHTVPLEFLQSEGRGGEKPRKKLATGQTG, from the coding sequence GTGGAAGGGTTACAAATCAGTACTTATGAATCTATTTACTATCAGCTTCGAGAGCTGTCCCAGCGTTATCGTGATTTTACCCGATTTCGCTTGATTGGACAAAGTCACGATGAGAGAATGATTCCTATGCTGGAAATCGGCAAAGGAGAGCAAGTCCTCATCTGTACCGCCGGAATCTATGGTCGAGAGAAGAGGAACACAGAATTTCTCGTGAAGATGGCCGAGGAATACTGTCAGGCGTATGAGTGTAGCCGGTTGATTGAACGCCAGTATCCAGTGGAAGAGCTGTTGGATGGTACCAGTATCTGTATCGTGCCGCTGGTAAATCCCGATGGCTATGAGATCAGCCGAAGAGGATTCACGGCTATCGGAAATCCGATTTTACGGCAGATGTTAAAAATGCTCCGGCAGCCGCACGAGACGTGGAAATGTAATGCCAGAGGCGTGGATTTACAGGGGAATTTTCCGACAGAAGGGTATCAAAGACATTCTATCCACGATCATGCAGCCAGTGAAAATGAGACCCGTGCTCTGCTCCATGTCTTTCAGGAATACGAGAGCGTGGGGTATCTGGATTTTCGGAATAAGGAGACCGTACGTAGACGTTCCCGGAATACGCTGCTGCTGAGATATTCCAAGAGGGGGCGAAAGATCGCCAGATCTTTGAGCAGACTTTCCCAGATGAGAGAGAAATCTCAGGAGATGGTTCCGACCTATGTGGGAAGCAGCTCTCTGGAATACTACAGCGAACTGACGGGAAATCCTGCGGTCGCGGTGGAGACAGCGGAGGATCAGGAGATCGAGTCGGCCAGAGATTTTCAGGAGATCTACGAGGAACTGCACACAGTGCCTCTGGAATTTCTGCAGTCGGAGGGCAGGGGAGGAGAAAAACCGAGGAAAAAACTTGCAACCGGGCAGACAGGTTGA
- the miaA gene encoding tRNA (adenosine(37)-N6)-dimethylallyltransferase MiaA, translating into MRRPLVVLTGPTAVGKTSLSIGLAKALGGEIISADSMQVYRHMDIGSAKIRPEEMQGVPHHLVDILEPWEEFHIVKFQELAKAAMEEIYHRGKIPILVGGTGFYIQSVTRDIDFTSADQNGEYRRQLEETAREQGAEYLHSQLQKVDPASAQKIHANNVKRVIRALEFYQENHYPISEHNRQEQQKASPYQLAYFVLNAPRELLYRRIDQRVDQMMEEGLVDEVKALQALGCHRGMISMQGLGYKEILSYLEGEISLDEAVRILKRDTRHFAKRQITWFKREPEVIWIQKENYHYEEEPILEAMTKICKERGIC; encoded by the coding sequence ATGAGACGACCATTAGTTGTATTGACAGGCCCCACCGCTGTCGGAAAAACCAGCCTCTCCATCGGACTTGCGAAGGCTCTGGGAGGGGAAATCATCTCTGCGGATTCCATGCAGGTCTACCGGCACATGGACATTGGTTCCGCGAAAATCAGGCCGGAGGAAATGCAGGGGGTTCCCCATCATCTGGTCGACATCCTGGAACCGTGGGAGGAGTTTCACATTGTCAAATTTCAGGAGCTGGCAAAGGCAGCCATGGAAGAGATCTACCACAGAGGGAAGATACCGATTCTGGTGGGAGGCACAGGGTTTTATATCCAGTCCGTCACCAGAGATATTGATTTTACCAGCGCAGATCAAAACGGCGAATACCGCAGGCAGTTGGAGGAGACCGCCCGGGAACAAGGCGCGGAATATCTGCACAGCCAGCTTCAAAAGGTGGACCCGGCCAGTGCCCAGAAGATTCATGCAAACAATGTAAAAAGGGTCATCCGCGCGCTGGAATTTTATCAGGAGAATCACTATCCGATCTCGGAGCATAACCGGCAGGAACAGCAAAAGGCTTCCCCCTATCAGTTGGCCTATTTCGTTTTGAACGCACCTAGAGAACTCTTGTACAGACGGATTGATCAGAGAGTCGATCAGATGATGGAAGAAGGATTGGTGGATGAGGTTAAAGCCTTGCAGGCTCTCGGCTGCCATCGAGGGATGATCTCCATGCAGGGGCTGGGCTACAAAGAGATTCTGTCTTATCTGGAGGGAGAGATTTCTCTGGATGAGGCTGTCCGCATTTTGAAAAGGGATACGAGGCATTTTGCAAAGCGACAGATCACTTGGTTTAAAAGGGAACCGGAGGTGATCTGGATACAAAAGGAGAACTATCATTATGAAGAGGAACCGATTCTAGAGGCTATGACAAAAATCTGCAAAGAACGGGGAATCTGTTGA